A part of Aquibium oceanicum genomic DNA contains:
- a CDS encoding DUF6127 family protein produces MEQKRDSGRLVSLPSDEFEALLERAAEAGARRALHEVGLDGTEAAEDIRDLRSLLAGFRLARQTAVQTAVRIITTGVLLALMAGIAIKLRLFGNGP; encoded by the coding sequence ATGGAACAGAAACGCGACAGCGGCAGGCTGGTCAGTCTGCCGAGCGACGAGTTCGAGGCGCTGCTCGAACGCGCCGCCGAAGCCGGCGCCCGCCGTGCCCTGCATGAGGTTGGGCTCGACGGGACGGAGGCGGCCGAGGACATCCGCGATCTGCGATCGCTGCTGGCCGGGTTTCGGCTGGCCAGGCAGACGGCCGTGCAGACCGCCGTTCGCATCATCACCACCGGCGTCCTGCTCGCCCTCATGGCCGGCATTGCCATCAAGCTGAGACTGTTTGGCAACGGTCCCTGA
- a CDS encoding YcbK family protein codes for MTTTPFNHWRDVPTARWRWKNFSPAEIACRGSGSLRIHDEALDKLQALRDRLGKPLIVRSAYRSPAHNRAVGGAARSKHLDGTAFDIAMTNHDPVAFEAAARAVGFKGFGFYPRSGFMHIDLGPARQWGERFPVREAAFAMETPPAREVLAESRTLKGSGAAGVATVGAAGIEVAQNVLTETQSAVLPLVPYLDTLRGVFIAVALAGIAVAIYARIDDWKRGQR; via the coding sequence ATGACGACCACCCCCTTCAACCACTGGCGCGACGTGCCGACCGCCCGCTGGCGTTGGAAGAACTTCTCGCCTGCGGAGATCGCCTGCCGCGGCAGCGGTAGCTTGCGCATCCACGATGAGGCGCTCGACAAGCTGCAAGCCCTTCGCGATCGGCTGGGCAAGCCGCTGATCGTTCGCTCGGCCTACCGCAGCCCGGCGCACAACCGCGCCGTCGGCGGAGCGGCGCGCTCGAAGCATCTCGATGGCACGGCCTTCGACATCGCCATGACGAACCACGATCCCGTAGCCTTCGAGGCAGCGGCCCGCGCGGTTGGCTTCAAGGGCTTCGGCTTCTATCCGCGGTCGGGCTTCATGCATATCGACCTTGGGCCCGCTCGGCAGTGGGGTGAGCGGTTCCCAGTCCGCGAGGCGGCCTTCGCCATGGAGACCCCGCCCGCGCGCGAGGTGCTGGCTGAGAGTCGCACGTTGAAGGGCAGCGGTGCGGCCGGTGTTGCGACTGTGGGCGCGGCCGGAATCGAGGTGGCGCAGAACGTTCTGACCGAGACGCAGTCCGCTGTCCTGCCGCTCGTGCCCTATCTCGACACGCTGCGCGGGGTGTTCATCGCCGTGGCCCTCGCCGGCATCGCAGTCGCGATCTACGCCCGCATCGATGACTGGAAGCGGGGGCAGCGATGA
- a CDS encoding YqaA family protein, whose translation MVADTETDLAAYAALFISAFTSATLLPGSSEAALLTLLAMGRGEPVTLVVVATAGNLLGSLVNWMLGRFFSALRERRWFPIDEPSYRRATDWFNRYGVWSLLLSWLPIIGDPLIVVAGALRVGLLRFVLLVSIGKGARYIFIVGAYSWWNGA comes from the coding sequence TTGGTAGCAGACACTGAAACCGATCTTGCCGCATATGCCGCACTCTTCATAAGCGCGTTCACGTCGGCGACCCTCCTGCCGGGGTCTTCTGAGGCCGCTCTCCTGACGCTTCTCGCCATGGGACGCGGCGAGCCTGTCACCTTGGTTGTTGTCGCAACGGCAGGAAATTTGCTCGGCTCGCTGGTGAACTGGATGCTCGGCAGGTTCTTTTCGGCGCTTCGCGAACGCCGCTGGTTTCCAATTGACGAGCCGTCATACCGTCGCGCAACTGACTGGTTTAACCGTTATGGCGTGTGGTCGTTGCTCCTGTCCTGGCTGCCCATCATTGGAGATCCGCTGATCGTGGTCGCCGGTGCATTACGCGTGGGCTTGCTGCGTTTTGTCTTGCTGGTCTCAATCGGCAAGGGCGCGCGCTACATCTTTATTGTCGGCGCGTACTCATGGTGGAATGGCGCCTGA
- a CDS encoding c-type cytochrome, which translates to MKPTVIILAIAAAIASVTIAAFLGGLGRQPQWGQADPRNTRQVALGERVYRDHCAACHGTDLEGQPQWQTPRPDGRLPAPPHDESGHTWHHADEVLFRITKDGVSALVPGYESDMPAYAAVLTDEEIWSVLAFIKSRWPSDIQARHAEINRRNEQSR; encoded by the coding sequence ATGAAGCCGACGGTCATCATCCTCGCCATTGCGGCTGCTATTGCCTCCGTGACCATCGCGGCTTTTCTCGGTGGTCTCGGTCGCCAACCGCAGTGGGGTCAGGCCGATCCCCGAAATACGCGGCAGGTTGCGCTGGGCGAACGGGTCTATCGGGACCACTGTGCCGCCTGTCATGGAACTGACTTGGAGGGACAGCCACAGTGGCAAACTCCCCGGCCCGATGGCCGCCTGCCGGCGCCGCCGCATGATGAATCCGGCCATACTTGGCACCATGCGGATGAAGTGCTGTTTCGCATCACCAAAGATGGCGTCTCGGCGCTGGTGCCCGGTTACGAGAGCGATATGCCAGCCTATGCCGCCGTCCTCACAGATGAGGAAATCTGGTCCGTCCTCGCATTCATCAAGAGCCGATGGCCGTCCGACATCCAGGCCCGACACGCCGAAATCAATCGTCGAAATGAACAGTCCCGCTGA
- a CDS encoding WD40/YVTN/BNR-like repeat-containing protein, whose product MVAVEIGWLNVLRRYLVAIAVGNLIWEFAHMPLYTLWETGSWGEIVFAAIHCTGGDILIAMSALLAALFLFGSGQWPETGYRIVGIATTLIGLGYTVFSEWLNIEVREAWAYRDLMPVIPVIDAGLSPIAQWIVLPIIAFWWVAPRKRSTMSRLASVTIFMFAAAVLFVVSPLVGHAQSDAPLADLLRSTHIHGLAIDRANSDRLLIATHHGLYALRLESGTVDLISEQRDDFMGFTPHPTDAQRLYASGHPARGGNLGFIASNDGGRTWTMLSPGVGGPVDFHQMDVSKADSSMIYGVHGGLQISRDGGRNWSRVGPAPDGLIDLAASSTDVARVYAATQQGLFVSPDSGRVWQPAHLLRRPASMIEVTTDGSVYAFLLGSGLLRTEEPSLNWQILSNDFGDRYLLHLAVDPEDPARLYASTHQNELLTSEDGGRTWQRLGAQ is encoded by the coding sequence ATGGTCGCAGTCGAAATCGGCTGGCTAAACGTGCTGCGGCGCTACCTGGTCGCCATAGCGGTTGGGAATCTCATTTGGGAATTCGCCCATATGCCGCTCTACACGCTGTGGGAAACCGGCAGTTGGGGCGAAATCGTGTTCGCCGCCATTCATTGCACTGGCGGAGACATACTGATCGCGATGAGCGCGCTCCTCGCCGCGCTGTTCCTGTTCGGCAGCGGCCAATGGCCAGAGACTGGCTACCGGATTGTGGGCATCGCCACCACTTTGATCGGTCTCGGCTACACCGTCTTCAGCGAGTGGCTCAACATCGAGGTCCGGGAAGCCTGGGCCTATCGTGACCTGATGCCGGTCATCCCGGTGATCGACGCCGGCCTCTCGCCCATCGCGCAATGGATCGTCCTCCCAATCATCGCTTTCTGGTGGGTGGCACCTCGGAAAAGAAGCACCATGAGTCGTTTAGCATCCGTCACCATCTTCATGTTTGCGGCGGCCGTTCTGTTCGTTGTCTCGCCGCTCGTGGGTCACGCGCAATCCGATGCGCCCCTCGCCGACCTGTTGCGATCCACGCACATCCATGGGCTCGCGATCGATCGCGCCAACAGCGACCGCCTGCTCATCGCCACCCATCACGGTCTATATGCCTTGCGGCTGGAATCCGGGACTGTCGATCTCATTTCCGAGCAGCGGGACGACTTCATGGGATTCACGCCGCACCCGACCGATGCGCAAAGGCTCTACGCCAGCGGGCACCCGGCGCGCGGCGGAAACCTCGGTTTCATCGCATCGAACGACGGGGGCAGGACCTGGACAATGCTGTCGCCGGGAGTCGGAGGACCGGTTGACTTCCATCAGATGGACGTCAGCAAGGCCGATTCGAGCATGATCTATGGAGTCCATGGCGGGCTCCAGATCAGTCGCGACGGCGGACGCAATTGGAGCCGTGTCGGACCGGCGCCGGACGGCCTGATCGACCTGGCAGCCTCTTCCACTGACGTGGCAAGGGTTTACGCCGCAACACAGCAGGGGCTGTTCGTCAGCCCAGACAGCGGTCGCGTGTGGCAACCCGCCCATCTCCTGCGTCGTCCCGCCAGCATGATCGAGGTGACGACAGACGGTTCGGTCTACGCATTCCTGCTCGGCAGCGGTCTGCTTCGCACAGAGGAGCCATCTCTCAACTGGCAGATCTTGAGCAACGATTTTGGGGACCGCTACCTGCTGCACCTCGCCGTGGATCCCGAAGACCCGGCGCGCCTGTATGCGTCGACGCATCAGAACGAGTTGCTGACCAGTGAGGATGGCGGCCGGACCTGGCAACGGCTGGGAGCTCAATGA
- a CDS encoding thymidine phosphorylase family protein: MTPNDAELAVPPPLRAKRLRLHTQHQAVVIMRADCHVCRSEGLASRSQVLVSSNGREMQATLFQIEGDDLLAIDQIALTETAWKILSLDEDAAVTVTHAPTLESLASVRRRIHGNRLDARAIGSIVKDVAARRYTDVHLAAFLTASAALPLDEQETVDLTGAMVEVGERLRWDSPIVVDKHCIGGLPGNRTTPIVVAIVAAHGLVIPKTSSRAITSPAGTADAMETLAPVDLDIATLRRVVDAEGGCIAWGGAMHLSPADDIFVRIERELDVDTEGQLIASVLSKKIAAGSTHVVIDIPVGPTAKVRSEATARHLADRISAVASRFGLSATCILTDGSQPVGRGIGPALEALDVLAVLRGAPDSPDDLRRRSATLAGAALEIGGKVASGEGTTAALATLADGRAWKKFQAICEAQGGMRTPPKAPHVHPLIAPRAGRIVHINNRKLSRLAKLAGAPEAKSAGVYMHVTLGQEIDKGNIMLDIYAESSGELAYALEYARRSPDIIEVEISS, translated from the coding sequence ATGACCCCCAACGATGCCGAACTTGCCGTGCCACCGCCGCTCCGCGCCAAACGTCTTCGCCTGCACACACAGCACCAGGCGGTGGTCATCATGCGGGCCGACTGCCATGTCTGCCGATCGGAAGGTCTTGCTTCCAGATCGCAGGTGCTGGTTTCGAGCAACGGCCGTGAGATGCAGGCAACCCTGTTCCAGATCGAAGGGGACGATTTGCTCGCCATCGACCAGATCGCCCTGACAGAGACCGCGTGGAAGATCCTGAGCCTCGACGAGGACGCGGCGGTCACCGTCACGCATGCACCGACACTCGAATCCCTCGCCAGCGTCCGCCGACGGATCCACGGGAACCGGCTCGACGCGCGCGCGATCGGGTCGATCGTCAAGGACGTCGCCGCACGCCGCTATACGGATGTTCATCTGGCGGCCTTCCTGACGGCGAGCGCGGCTCTTCCGCTCGACGAGCAGGAGACCGTCGATCTGACGGGCGCCATGGTCGAGGTCGGCGAGCGTTTGCGCTGGGATTCCCCGATCGTGGTCGACAAGCATTGCATTGGCGGGCTCCCGGGCAACCGTACCACCCCGATCGTCGTCGCGATTGTTGCTGCCCACGGGCTAGTCATCCCCAAGACTTCATCGCGTGCGATCACCTCGCCGGCAGGCACGGCGGATGCCATGGAGACACTTGCTCCGGTTGACCTGGATATCGCGACGCTCAGGCGTGTGGTGGACGCCGAAGGAGGCTGCATCGCGTGGGGTGGGGCGATGCATCTCAGTCCCGCCGACGATATATTCGTTCGCATAGAGCGCGAGCTCGATGTCGATACCGAGGGACAGCTCATCGCGTCTGTCCTGTCCAAGAAGATCGCGGCCGGTTCGACGCACGTCGTCATCGACATTCCGGTCGGACCGACCGCCAAGGTCCGCAGCGAGGCGACAGCGCGCCATCTTGCGGATCGGATCAGCGCCGTGGCGTCCCGCTTTGGTCTGTCGGCCACTTGCATCCTGACCGACGGATCGCAACCGGTTGGTCGCGGAATAGGCCCCGCCCTGGAAGCGCTGGATGTCCTCGCAGTTCTCCGAGGCGCGCCGGATTCGCCCGATGATTTGCGCAGACGGTCGGCGACATTGGCCGGGGCTGCGCTGGAGATCGGCGGGAAGGTCGCCAGCGGGGAAGGAACCACTGCGGCGCTCGCGACCCTTGCGGACGGACGAGCGTGGAAGAAGTTCCAGGCCATATGCGAGGCGCAGGGTGGAATGCGAACGCCGCCGAAGGCGCCCCACGTTCATCCGTTGATCGCGCCGCGTGCCGGACGTATCGTTCATATCAACAATCGCAAGCTCTCAAGACTCGCCAAGCTCGCCGGCGCACCGGAAGCCAAGTCGGCGGGCGTCTACATGCATGTGACTCTCGGCCAGGAGATCGACAAAGGCAATATAATGCTCGACATCTACGCTGAATCCTCGGGTGAACTGGCCTATGCATTGGAATACGCGCGAAGAAGTCCGGACATCATCGAAGTCGAGATTTCGTCGTGA
- a CDS encoding MBL fold metallo-hydrolase RNA specificity domain-containing protein has protein sequence MLKLTSLGGAGTVTGSKHLLEHDGKRILIDCGLFQGLKNLRELNWEPLPIAPSTIDAVVLTHAHLDHSGYLPKLVKDGFRGKIFATDATRAVAELILRDSGYLQEKDAEYANRKGFSKHRPALPLYGIHDAERALERFSSVSFDKGVQLPGGATLIFRHAGHILGAATADIDWGGKRIVFSGDLGRYGDPVMPDPVPVPEADYVVIESTYGNRRHEADDPTEMLGSVIERTVLRGGTVVIPAFAVGRAQSLLYHLWQLKQAGRLASIPIFLDSPMAISATDLLHAHREDHRLLPEDCDTICGIATYTRDVEGSKAITASPYPKVVISASGMATGGRVLHHLKAFAPDQKNTILFSGFQAAGTRGRAMLQGAREIKIHGQWIPVLAEVADLPALSAHADSDELMRWLSGFRHAPARTFIVHGEAEAAEALRVRIDKDLGWNASVPRQDQAFDL, from the coding sequence ATGCTGAAACTCACATCCCTCGGCGGAGCCGGCACTGTCACCGGCTCGAAACATCTTCTCGAGCATGACGGCAAGCGGATCCTGATCGACTGCGGCTTGTTCCAGGGCCTCAAGAACCTGCGGGAGCTGAACTGGGAGCCGCTGCCGATTGCCCCTTCGACCATCGACGCCGTCGTTCTCACTCATGCGCATCTCGATCATTCGGGCTATCTGCCCAAACTCGTGAAAGATGGATTCCGCGGCAAGATCTTCGCGACGGACGCGACCCGCGCCGTTGCAGAGCTGATCCTCAGGGACAGCGGTTACCTCCAGGAGAAAGATGCCGAATACGCGAACCGCAAGGGGTTCTCCAAGCACCGGCCTGCCCTGCCACTCTACGGAATTCACGATGCAGAACGGGCGCTGGAGCGCTTCTCGTCAGTTTCGTTCGACAAGGGTGTTCAGCTTCCCGGCGGGGCGACCCTGATCTTCCGGCATGCCGGCCACATCCTGGGAGCTGCCACCGCAGATATTGACTGGGGTGGCAAACGGATCGTGTTTTCGGGTGATCTGGGCCGGTATGGCGATCCCGTCATGCCCGATCCGGTTCCTGTCCCGGAGGCCGACTATGTGGTGATTGAATCGACCTATGGCAACCGCCGCCATGAAGCGGACGATCCGACCGAGATGTTGGGTTCCGTCATCGAGCGCACGGTTCTTCGCGGCGGGACCGTGGTGATCCCGGCATTCGCCGTTGGCCGGGCGCAGTCGCTGCTCTATCACCTCTGGCAATTGAAGCAGGCTGGCCGTCTCGCCTCCATCCCGATCTTTCTCGACAGTCCGATGGCGATCAGCGCGACGGACCTGCTCCACGCCCATCGCGAAGATCATCGGCTCTTACCGGAGGATTGCGACACGATCTGCGGGATCGCTACCTATACAAGGGACGTCGAAGGGTCCAAGGCAATTACCGCGAGTCCCTATCCGAAGGTGGTGATCTCGGCCAGCGGCATGGCAACCGGTGGCCGCGTTCTCCACCATCTCAAGGCCTTCGCACCCGATCAGAAGAACACCATCCTGTTCTCCGGCTTTCAAGCTGCCGGCACGCGTGGACGCGCCATGCTGCAGGGCGCCCGCGAGATCAAGATTCACGGACAGTGGATACCGGTGCTGGCAGAGGTTGCCGATCTGCCTGCACTCTCGGCGCACGCGGATTCTGATGAGTTGATGCGCTGGCTCTCCGGCTTCCGTCACGCGCCTGCGCGCACTTTCATCGTTCATGGGGAGGCTGAAGCCGCCGAGGCGCTGCGCGTCCGCATCGACAAGGACCTGGGATGGAATGCGTCCGTTCCCCGACAGGATCAGGCGTTCGACCTATGA
- a CDS encoding ribose-phosphate pyrophosphokinase, which yields MRLILPLPDNKTFARHLADAGGWELGHMETRRFPDGESYVRILSDVADRPVDLVCTLARPDDGFLRLAFAADAARALGASEVTLIAPYLSYMRQDRRFQPGEAVTSKTFARFLSSTFDRIVTVDPHLHRYLALSALYTIPADTLHAAPLLADWIAAEVDQPLIIGPDEESEQWVSAIARRIAAPYAVLRKIRHGDRNVDVQLPDLSEWTARCPVLVDDIASSGQTLIEAARKLPLQGFRRPVCAVVHGVFAEDSFERLMSLTDRIVSSDSVPHESNAIRLAPLIAAAITSAEEAKEDIIRHRRPPEPSDDVEQAGMDSFPASDAPPWTGGVE from the coding sequence ATGCGGCTGATACTGCCCCTGCCCGACAACAAAACCTTCGCCCGTCATCTGGCTGATGCCGGAGGATGGGAGCTTGGACACATGGAAACCCGGCGTTTCCCCGATGGCGAGAGTTATGTCCGCATTCTTTCGGATGTCGCCGATCGGCCGGTGGATTTGGTCTGCACGCTTGCGCGGCCGGACGATGGCTTCCTCCGCCTCGCATTCGCCGCCGACGCGGCCCGCGCGCTTGGCGCGAGCGAGGTGACGCTGATCGCGCCCTACCTTTCCTACATGCGACAGGATCGACGCTTTCAACCGGGCGAGGCTGTGACCTCGAAGACATTCGCGCGGTTCCTGTCTTCGACCTTCGACCGGATTGTGACGGTCGACCCTCACCTGCACCGGTATCTCGCACTCTCGGCGCTCTACACGATCCCGGCCGATACGCTGCACGCGGCACCTCTGTTGGCAGACTGGATCGCCGCCGAGGTCGATCAACCGCTGATCATTGGCCCGGATGAGGAGAGCGAACAGTGGGTGTCGGCCATCGCCAGGCGAATTGCCGCTCCCTATGCCGTCTTGCGCAAGATTCGGCACGGCGACCGCAACGTCGATGTCCAACTTCCCGATCTCTCGGAATGGACGGCCCGCTGTCCGGTCCTCGTCGACGATATCGCTTCATCTGGACAGACGCTGATTGAAGCCGCCCGGAAACTGCCACTCCAGGGCTTCCGGCGACCTGTTTGCGCGGTTGTCCACGGGGTGTTCGCGGAGGATTCCTTTGAGCGCTTGATGTCGCTTACCGACCGGATCGTCTCAAGCGATTCCGTCCCACATGAGAGCAACGCTATCCGGCTGGCGCCGCTGATCGCTGCGGCGATCACCTCCGCCGAGGAAGCCAAAGAGGACATCATTCGGCACCGCCGTCCGCCCGAACCTTCCGACGACGTCGAACAGGCAGGCATGGACTCGTTTCCCGCAAGCGATGCACCGCCCTGGACGGGTGGCGTCGAATGA
- a CDS encoding phosphoketolase, with translation MNKPLSTDLIQKMDAYWRAANYLSVGQIYLFDNPLLRRPLKIEHVKPRLLGHWGTTPGLNFIYVHLNRVIKKHDLDVIYVTGPGHGGPGLVANTYLEGTYSEVYPEISQDEVGMKKLFTQFSFPGGIPSHVAAETPGSINEGGELGYCLSHAYGAAFDNPDLLVTCVVGDGEAETAPLATSWHSNKFLNPVHDGAVLPILHLNGYKIAGPTVLARIPRDELESLFRGYGYTPHFVEGDDPMEMHQLMAATLDTVIASIRDIQRDARANGFKQRPLWPMIILRSPKGWTGPKEVDGKRTEGTYRSHQVPMGDMSHPGHVKILEEWLESYRPRELFDESGRLRPELADLAPRGARRMGANPHANGGLLLADLTLPDFRDYAVTIPKPGSVIAEATRIQGELIRDVVKLNPETFRVFSPDETASNRWGAVFEVTNRCSTAEIVPGDDHVAPDGRVMEVLSEHQCEGWLEGYLLTGRHGFFSCYEAFIHIIDSMFNQHAKWLDVASHVPWRRPIASLNYLLSSHVWRQDHNGFSHQDPGFIDHVMSKKAEVIRVYLPPDANSLLSVTDHCLRSRNYVNVIVAGKQPSPQWLDMDAAIAHCTRGLGIWEWASSDDGGEPDVVMACAGDVPTMETLAAVELLRQHFPTLKIRVVNVVDLMTLQSQSQHPHGISDEEFDALFTRDKPIIFAYHGYPILIHRLTYRRTNHHNLHVHGFKEEGTTTTPFDMVVLNELDRFHLARAVLDRVPGLGPGVATFQKFIEGKLSDHKRHIRQHGEDMPEIRNWKWGVNEG, from the coding sequence ATGAACAAGCCGCTATCGACTGACCTCATCCAGAAGATGGACGCCTACTGGCGAGCGGCCAACTATCTCTCGGTTGGCCAGATCTATCTGTTCGACAACCCGTTGCTCAGGAGACCCTTGAAGATCGAGCACGTGAAGCCGCGACTGCTCGGTCATTGGGGCACCACCCCGGGGCTGAATTTCATCTACGTGCATCTGAATCGCGTCATCAAGAAGCACGACCTCGACGTGATCTATGTCACCGGCCCGGGGCATGGCGGTCCGGGCCTCGTGGCCAACACCTATCTCGAGGGAACCTACAGCGAGGTCTACCCGGAGATATCGCAGGACGAGGTAGGGATGAAGAAACTGTTCACGCAGTTTTCCTTTCCCGGCGGCATTCCGAGTCACGTTGCGGCGGAGACGCCGGGCTCCATCAATGAAGGCGGTGAACTCGGCTATTGCCTCTCGCATGCCTACGGCGCCGCCTTCGACAATCCCGACCTCCTGGTCACCTGCGTCGTGGGCGATGGCGAGGCGGAAACCGCCCCTCTCGCCACCAGCTGGCACTCGAACAAGTTTCTCAATCCGGTGCACGACGGCGCGGTGCTACCGATCCTTCACCTGAACGGCTACAAGATCGCGGGCCCCACCGTGCTTGCCCGCATTCCCCGTGACGAGCTTGAATCGCTGTTTCGCGGCTACGGCTATACGCCACACTTCGTCGAGGGTGATGACCCGATGGAGATGCATCAACTCATGGCCGCGACGCTCGACACCGTGATCGCAAGCATCCGGGACATCCAACGGGACGCCCGTGCCAATGGATTCAAGCAGCGTCCGCTCTGGCCCATGATCATCCTGCGCTCGCCAAAGGGCTGGACCGGCCCGAAGGAGGTCGACGGCAAACGGACCGAGGGCACATATCGCTCGCACCAAGTGCCGATGGGCGACATGAGCCACCCCGGGCACGTGAAGATTCTGGAGGAGTGGCTGGAGAGTTATCGCCCGCGGGAACTGTTCGACGAGTCCGGCAGGCTCCGGCCCGAACTTGCTGACCTGGCCCCGCGCGGCGCGCGGCGGATGGGCGCCAATCCGCATGCCAACGGCGGCCTGCTGTTGGCCGACCTGACACTGCCGGATTTCCGCGATTACGCGGTGACGATACCGAAACCGGGCAGCGTGATCGCCGAAGCCACCCGCATCCAGGGCGAGCTGATCCGCGACGTCGTAAAATTGAACCCCGAGACGTTCCGTGTTTTCAGTCCGGACGAAACGGCTTCGAACCGCTGGGGCGCCGTGTTCGAGGTGACGAACCGTTGCTCGACCGCGGAAATTGTTCCTGGCGACGACCACGTCGCGCCGGACGGCCGGGTGATGGAGGTCTTGAGCGAGCACCAGTGCGAAGGATGGCTCGAAGGGTATCTGCTCACGGGCAGACATGGCTTTTTCTCATGCTATGAGGCCTTCATCCATATCATCGACTCGATGTTCAATCAGCATGCCAAATGGCTTGACGTGGCGAGCCACGTTCCATGGCGCCGGCCGATTGCTTCCCTGAATTACCTCCTTTCGTCACATGTGTGGCGGCAGGATCACAACGGTTTCAGTCATCAGGATCCAGGCTTCATCGACCACGTCATGAGCAAGAAGGCGGAGGTCATCCGCGTCTATCTGCCGCCCGACGCCAATAGCCTGCTTTCCGTGACGGATCACTGCCTGCGCAGCCGCAACTACGTGAACGTCATTGTCGCCGGCAAACAGCCGTCGCCGCAGTGGCTCGATATGGACGCGGCCATCGCGCATTGCACCCGAGGGCTGGGCATCTGGGAATGGGCCAGCAGCGACGACGGCGGCGAGCCTGATGTGGTGATGGCCTGTGCCGGGGATGTGCCGACCATGGAGACGCTGGCTGCGGTGGAGTTGCTGCGGCAGCATTTTCCGACCCTGAAGATCCGCGTCGTCAACGTGGTCGATCTGATGACGTTGCAATCGCAGAGCCAGCATCCGCACGGGATCAGCGACGAGGAATTCGATGCCCTGTTCACCAGGGACAAGCCCATCATCTTTGCCTACCACGGCTACCCGATTCTGATCCACCGGCTGACCTATCGCCGGACCAACCATCACAATCTGCATGTGCACGGGTTCAAGGAAGAAGGAACCACCACGACACCATTCGACATGGTCGTGCTCAACGAGCTCGACCGGTTCCATCTGGCCAGGGCCGTCCTTGACCGGGTGCCGGGATTGGGTCCGGGCGTCGCCACTTTCCAAAAGTTCATTGAAGGCAAGCTCAGCGATCACAAGCGCCACATCCGTCAACACGGCGAGGACATGCCGGAGATTCGGAATTGGAAATGGGGCGTAAACGAAGGGTGA
- a CDS encoding acetate/propionate family kinase: MSSGACILTINGGSSSIKFALHRMDGNQSRKDLRGKIDRIGLQGTYFTFDDPTRKQQGDRGIGELDHRLAADFLLDWLAEQIGLSSIAAVGHRVVNGGARYREPHWITQEVLRELRRISAYAPEHLPSEINMIELVDERMPGLPQVACFDTAFHRDMPRVAKTLAIPRRFAANGVERYGFHGLSYEFLMEELARLASAEAAKGRVILCHLGNGSSLAAVRNGKSVDTSMGFTPAAGLPMSTRSGDLDPGLGWYLAQTEQMTAKQFHQMVNQESGLLGVSETSSDLRDLLGREADDVRAAEAVELFCYQVRKWIGAFAAALGGLDTLVFSGGIGENAPAIRARICEGLGFLDVQLDENRNAAGETVISADQGHVQVRVIRTDEDVIIAKAVFGMLARAETGQHAHLEE, from the coding sequence ATGTCATCTGGCGCGTGCATCCTGACGATCAACGGGGGATCTTCAAGCATCAAGTTCGCATTGCACAGGATGGACGGCAACCAATCCCGGAAGGACCTGCGCGGCAAGATCGACCGCATCGGCCTGCAGGGAACCTATTTCACTTTCGATGACCCCACCCGGAAACAGCAAGGTGATCGCGGCATCGGTGAGCTCGATCATCGTTTGGCGGCAGATTTCCTGCTCGACTGGCTTGCCGAGCAGATCGGTCTTTCGTCGATCGCGGCAGTAGGCCACCGCGTCGTAAACGGTGGCGCCAGGTATCGTGAACCGCATTGGATCACGCAGGAAGTTCTTCGGGAACTGCGCCGCATCAGCGCCTATGCGCCGGAGCATCTGCCTTCCGAGATCAATATGATTGAATTGGTCGACGAGCGGATGCCGGGTCTGCCACAGGTGGCATGTTTCGATACGGCATTTCATCGGGACATGCCTCGGGTCGCCAAGACTCTGGCAATTCCCCGGCGTTTTGCGGCCAATGGGGTCGAGCGCTACGGCTTTCATGGCCTGTCCTACGAGTTCCTCATGGAAGAGCTCGCGCGCTTGGCCAGCGCTGAGGCTGCGAAAGGGCGGGTGATCCTGTGTCATCTCGGAAATGGGTCGAGCCTCGCGGCGGTCCGCAACGGGAAGAGCGTTGATACCAGCATGGGCTTTACGCCCGCGGCGGGCCTGCCGATGAGCACCCGCTCCGGCGATCTGGATCCCGGGCTGGGCTGGTACCTTGCGCAAACCGAGCAAATGACCGCCAAGCAGTTTCACCAGATGGTGAATCAGGAATCGGGGTTGCTGGGCGTATCGGAAACGAGCTCCGACCTGCGGGATTTGTTGGGTCGCGAGGCGGACGATGTTCGGGCTGCCGAAGCAGTTGAGTTGTTTTGCTACCAGGTGAGGAAGTGGATCGGTGCATTTGCCGCCGCGCTTGGCGGACTGGACACGCTCGTCTTCTCGGGTGGCATCGGCGAGAACGCCCCCGCGATCCGTGCGCGCATCTGCGAGGGTCTCGGCTTTCTCGACGTCCAACTGGACGAGAACCGGAACGCTGCCGGCGAGACAGTCATCTCGGCCGATCAGGGGCACGTCCAGGTGCGCGTCATTCGTACCGACGAAGATGTAATCATTGCAAAAGCGGTTTTCGGAATGCTTGCCCGCGCCGAAACCGGCCAGCACGCCCATCTGGAGGAGTAA